In the Caballeronia sp. LZ062 genome, one interval contains:
- a CDS encoding autotransporter assembly complex family protein → MAARSRTAEPFAPPGRNRRAAVAGSRFASAAVAAFLSLAAATPAFAKYDVDIDAPRSIRKLLKDHLDLARFAKRDDVSDDQFQFLVTATPKDVRDLVATEGYFTPVVRTDVNSAGEKRSVKVSVDPGPQTKVASVQLNFTGAVATEDRTQENAARFAFSINEGDAFSQHAWDDAKSAALRALQSRRYLGARIVRSQARINPRTQMADLSVTFDSGPTFTFGKLDISGTKRYPQKIIENVNPIHEGEIYDIARVNELQRQVQNTPYYASVAIDASNDVTKPIETPLHIKVSEYPYNSVRYGVGYATDTGFHIQGAYSYLNTFGAAYPFTISGRLDQTQQYGRVQLAMPPDSRGWVNAVFGSYTITDVSDTKIYSSRVGVQRSRSTQNIDTTYSLTFYDDRLTQNEPNPSTARALVPAWTWVRRDVDDPLFPRRGNVIRAEAGFAVKNVMTDQTFARLYANAQQYLPLGKSDLFVFRAEFGGVFTSGPSSGVPASLLFRAGGANSVRGYSYLGIGHNVAGSVLPTKYMVTGSSEYQHWFTHDWGGAVFFDIGTATDTWSERVFQPGVGVGARWRSPVGPVNVDVAYGLKNKSIKPYLTLGIAF, encoded by the coding sequence CTGGCCGCAAGATCGCGCACAGCGGAACCGTTTGCGCCTCCCGGCCGCAACCGGCGGGCTGCCGTCGCGGGGTCCCGTTTCGCATCGGCGGCAGTCGCGGCATTTTTATCGCTGGCCGCCGCGACGCCCGCTTTCGCGAAATACGACGTGGACATCGACGCGCCGCGCAGCATCAGGAAGCTGCTGAAGGATCACCTCGATCTCGCGCGTTTCGCCAAGCGCGACGACGTCAGCGACGACCAGTTCCAGTTTCTCGTCACGGCCACACCGAAAGACGTGCGCGATCTCGTCGCGACCGAAGGGTATTTCACGCCCGTCGTGCGCACGGACGTCAACAGCGCGGGCGAGAAGCGTTCGGTGAAAGTCAGCGTCGATCCCGGTCCGCAGACGAAGGTTGCCTCGGTGCAGCTCAACTTCACGGGCGCGGTGGCCACGGAAGATCGCACGCAGGAAAACGCCGCGCGTTTCGCGTTTTCGATCAACGAAGGCGACGCCTTTTCGCAACACGCCTGGGACGACGCGAAGAGCGCGGCGTTGCGCGCGCTGCAATCGCGCCGCTATCTCGGCGCGCGCATAGTGCGCTCGCAGGCGCGCATCAATCCGCGCACGCAGATGGCCGATCTCTCGGTCACGTTCGACAGCGGCCCGACCTTCACCTTCGGCAAGCTCGACATCAGCGGCACGAAGCGTTATCCGCAGAAGATCATCGAGAACGTGAATCCGATTCACGAAGGCGAAATCTACGACATCGCCCGCGTCAACGAATTGCAGCGGCAGGTCCAGAACACGCCGTATTACGCGAGCGTTGCCATCGACGCGAGCAACGACGTCACGAAGCCCATCGAGACGCCGCTGCATATCAAGGTGAGCGAGTATCCGTACAACAGCGTGCGCTACGGCGTCGGCTATGCGACGGACACGGGCTTTCACATTCAGGGCGCCTACAGCTATCTGAACACGTTCGGCGCGGCGTATCCGTTCACCATTTCCGGCCGGCTCGACCAGACGCAGCAGTATGGCCGGGTGCAGCTCGCCATGCCGCCGGATTCGCGCGGCTGGGTCAACGCGGTGTTCGGCTCGTACACGATCACGGACGTCTCCGACACGAAGATCTACAGCTCGCGCGTCGGCGTGCAGCGTTCGCGCTCGACGCAGAACATCGACACCACGTATTCGCTGACGTTCTACGACGACCGTCTCACGCAGAACGAGCCGAACCCGTCGACGGCGCGCGCGCTCGTGCCCGCGTGGACGTGGGTGCGCCGCGATGTCGACGATCCTTTGTTCCCGCGCCGCGGCAACGTGATCCGGGCGGAAGCGGGCTTTGCGGTCAAGAATGTGATGACGGATCAGACCTTCGCGCGCCTCTACGCGAACGCGCAGCAGTACCTGCCGCTCGGCAAGAGCGATCTTTTCGTGTTCCGCGCCGAGTTCGGCGGCGTGTTCACGAGCGGGCCGTCGAGCGGCGTGCCCGCGTCGCTTCTGTTCCGCGCGGGGGGCGCGAATTCGGTGCGCGGGTATAGCTATCTGGGCATCGGCCACAATGTCGCCGGTTCGGTGTTGCCGACCAAGTACATGGTGACGGGAAGCAGCGAGTATCAGCACTGGTTCACGCACGACTGGGGCGGCGCGGTGTTCTTCGACATCGGCACGGCGACCGATACGTGGAGCGAGCGCGTGTTCCAGCCGGGCGTGGGCGTCGGCGCGCGCTGGCGCAGCCCGGTGGGGCCGGTCAACGTGGACGTCGCATACGGCCTGAAGAACAAGAGCATCAAGCCGTATCTGACGCTCGGCATCGCGTTCTGA